A region of Streptomyces cinnamoneus DNA encodes the following proteins:
- a CDS encoding helix-turn-helix domain-containing protein: MSQDSTTVPETARKLSGRRRREIVAVLLFSGGPIFESSIPLSVFGIDRQDAGVPRYRLLVCAGEDVPLRTTGGLELTAPYGLEALSRAGTVVVPAWRSITQPPPAAALDALRRAHEEGARIVGLCTGAFVLAAAGLLDGRPATTHWMYAPTLAKRYPSVHVDPRELFVDDGDVLTSAGTAAGIDLCLHIVRTDHGADAAGALARRLVVPPRRSGGQERYLDRSLPEEIGADPLAEVVAWALEHLHEQFDVETLAARAYMSRRTFDRRFRSLTGSAPLQWLITQRVLQAQRLLETSDYSVDEVAGRCGFRSPVALRGHFRRQLGSSPAAYRAAYRARRPQGGTVDRPERGERADRAERGDRFDRPEPVEPRAGEPSLMAMRRTALAASHAMTGAPLGAAPPHSGHIGHMPGHGGGPGANAADPGKPESDLYTPRLPGQRERPVG; this comes from the coding sequence ATGAGCCAGGACTCCACGACCGTACCGGAGACGGCGCGCAAGCTCTCCGGACGCCGCCGCCGGGAGATCGTCGCAGTGCTGCTTTTCAGCGGCGGCCCTATCTTTGAAAGCTCCATTCCGCTCTCCGTCTTCGGGATCGACCGGCAGGACGCCGGGGTTCCGCGATATCGGTTGCTGGTGTGCGCGGGCGAAGATGTGCCATTGCGAACGACCGGCGGCCTGGAACTGACCGCACCGTACGGCTTGGAAGCGCTCTCCAGGGCGGGCACCGTCGTCGTGCCGGCCTGGCGGTCGATCACCCAGCCGCCACCCGCCGCCGCGCTGGACGCGCTGCGCCGGGCCCATGAGGAGGGCGCCCGCATCGTAGGGCTGTGCACCGGCGCCTTCGTACTGGCCGCCGCCGGACTGCTCGACGGCAGGCCCGCCACCACCCACTGGATGTACGCCCCCACGCTCGCGAAGCGCTATCCGTCGGTCCACGTGGACCCGCGGGAGCTCTTCGTGGACGACGGGGACGTCCTGACCTCCGCGGGCACCGCGGCGGGCATCGACCTGTGCCTGCACATCGTCCGCACCGACCACGGCGCCGACGCCGCGGGGGCCCTGGCCCGCCGCCTCGTCGTGCCGCCGCGCCGCAGTGGCGGGCAGGAGCGCTACCTCGACAGGTCTTTACCGGAGGAGATCGGCGCCGACCCGCTCGCCGAGGTCGTCGCCTGGGCGCTGGAGCACCTCCACGAGCAGTTCGACGTGGAGACGCTGGCGGCCCGCGCGTACATGAGCCGGCGCACCTTCGACCGGCGGTTCCGTTCGCTCACCGGGAGCGCCCCGCTGCAGTGGCTGATCACTCAGCGGGTGCTCCAGGCGCAGCGGCTCCTGGAGACCTCGGACTACTCCGTGGACGAGGTCGCCGGGCGCTGCGGCTTCCGCTCGCCGGTGGCACTGCGCGGCCACTTCCGGCGGCAGCTGGGGTCCTCCCCGGCCGCCTACCGGGCGGCCTACCGGGCACGCCGTCCGCAGGGCGGCACGGTGGACCGTCCGGAGCGGGGCGAGCGGGCGGACCGTGCGGAGCGCGGTGACCGGTTCGACCGGCCGGAGCCGGTCGAACCGCGCGCGGGCGAGCCGTCACTGATGGCGATGCGCCGCACGGCTCTGGCGGCCTCCCACGCGATGACGGGGGCGCCGCTGGGCGCAGCACCTCCCCATAGCGGGCATATCGGTCATATGCCGGGCCATGGAGGTGGTCCGGGGGCGAATGCCGCGGACCCGGGCAAGCCGGAATCCGACCTCTACACCCCACGCCTGCCCGGCCAGCGGGAACGCCCCGTAGGGTGA
- the orn gene encoding oligoribonuclease: MNDRMVWIDCEMTGLSLSDDALIEVAALVTDSELNILGDGVDIVIRPPAEALTTMPEVVRQMHTASGLLAELDGGTTLEEAERQVLEYVRQHVPEPGKAPLCGNSVSTDRGFLLRDMPALESHLHYRIVDVSSIKELARRWYPRAYFGSPKKSGNHRALADIRESIAELRYYREAVFVPQPGPDSDTAKAIAARHVLPA; this comes from the coding sequence ATGAACGATCGCATGGTGTGGATCGACTGTGAGATGACCGGGCTCTCGCTGTCGGACGACGCGCTCATCGAGGTGGCCGCCCTGGTCACCGACTCTGAGCTGAACATCCTCGGGGACGGCGTGGACATCGTCATCCGGCCGCCCGCCGAGGCGCTCACCACCATGCCCGAGGTGGTGCGCCAGATGCACACGGCCTCCGGGCTGCTGGCGGAGCTGGACGGCGGGACCACGCTCGAGGAAGCGGAGCGCCAGGTCCTGGAGTACGTCCGCCAGCACGTCCCGGAGCCGGGCAAGGCCCCGCTCTGCGGGAACTCGGTCAGCACCGACCGGGGATTCCTGCTGCGGGACATGCCCGCTCTGGAGAGTCACCTGCACTACCGGATCGTGGACGTGTCCTCGATCAAGGAGCTGGCGCGCCGCTGGTACCCGCGCGCCTACTTCGGCAGCCCCAAGAAGAGCGGGAACCACCGGGCGCTCGCCGACATCCGCGAATCGATCGCCGAGCTGCGCTACTACCGCGAGGCGGTCTTCGTGCCGCAGCCCGGCCCGGACTCCGACACGGCGAAGGCGATCGCGGCCCGGCACGTCCTGCCCGCGTGA
- a CDS encoding universal stress protein, which produces MAGHEFSEPADRKRIADQTAHPEAAEETRRSCDPAFQHGVVVGFDGSTSSERALAYAIGMARRAGSGLIIVHVANRLPTTVWAGCEPPVFVDVPDHRTEVLGLELACADYLSEVPWILVERGGDICHELEEVGREYAADAIVVGSTHGLVGRIFGSVAGRLARRAQRPVVVIP; this is translated from the coding sequence ATGGCCGGTCACGAATTCTCCGAACCTGCGGACCGCAAGCGGATCGCCGATCAGACGGCGCATCCGGAAGCGGCGGAAGAAACACGTCGTTCCTGCGATCCGGCGTTCCAGCACGGCGTCGTGGTGGGCTTCGACGGGTCTACGTCGAGTGAACGCGCGCTTGCGTATGCAATCGGCATGGCGCGCCGTGCCGGCTCCGGTCTGATCATCGTCCACGTGGCCAACCGGCTGCCGACGACCGTCTGGGCGGGCTGTGAACCGCCGGTCTTCGTGGACGTCCCCGATCACCGCACCGAAGTGCTGGGCCTGGAGCTGGCCTGCGCCGACTATTTGTCCGAAGTGCCCTGGATTCTTGTGGAACGTGGCGGGGACATCTGCCATGAACTCGAAGAGGTCGGCAGGGAGTACGCGGCGGACGCGATCGTGGTGGGTTCCACCCACGGCCTGGTCGGCCGGATCTTCGGCTCGGTGGCCGGACGGCTGGCGAGGCGGGCGCAGCGGCCCGTCGTCGTCATCCCCTAG
- the glmS gene encoding glutamine--fructose-6-phosphate transaminase (isomerizing): MCGIVGYIGKRDVAPLLLEGLQRLEYRGYDSAGIALHASGKAGGLKSAKAKGRVRELESRLPKRFAGTTGIAHTRWATHGAPNDVNAHPHLDAEEKVAVVHNGIIDNASDLRAKLTAEGYVFVSDTDTEVLAHLIARSEAATLEEKVREAVRHIEGTYGIAVLHADFPDRIVVARNGSPVVLGIGEKEMFVSSDVAALVSHTRQVVTLDDGEMATLKADDYRTYTTEGSRTSAQPTTVEWEAESYDMGGHDTYMHKEIHEQAEAVDRALRGRIDDRFSTVHLGGLNLDARDARAVRRVKILGCGTSYHAGQIGAQMIEELARIPADAEPASEFRYRNPVVDPDTLYIAVSQSGETYDVLAAVQELKRKGARVLGLVNVVGSAIARETDGGIYVHAGPEVCVVSTKCFTNMVVSFGLLALHLGRTRDLSVADGKRIIEGLRKLPAQIEEILANEAQIEELAKEYAEAKSMMFIGRVRGYPVAREASLKLKEVSYIHAEAYPASELKHGPLALIEPAMPTVAIVPNDELLEKNRAALEEIKARSGRILAVAHQEQEKADHTIVVPKNEDELDAILMGIPLQLFAYYTAKAMGRDIDKPRNLAKSVTVE, encoded by the coding sequence ATGTGTGGAATTGTCGGATACATCGGCAAGCGTGACGTCGCACCCCTGCTGCTGGAGGGCCTCCAGCGCCTGGAGTACCGCGGCTACGACTCCGCCGGCATCGCCCTGCACGCCAGCGGCAAGGCCGGCGGCCTGAAGTCCGCCAAGGCCAAGGGTCGCGTTCGCGAGCTGGAGTCCCGCCTGCCCAAGCGCTTCGCGGGCACCACCGGCATCGCCCACACCCGCTGGGCCACCCACGGCGCGCCGAACGACGTCAACGCCCACCCGCACCTGGACGCGGAGGAGAAGGTCGCCGTCGTCCACAACGGCATCATCGACAACGCCTCCGACCTGCGCGCCAAGCTGACGGCGGAGGGCTACGTCTTCGTCTCCGACACCGACACCGAGGTCCTCGCCCACCTCATCGCCCGCTCCGAGGCCGCGACGCTGGAGGAGAAGGTCCGCGAGGCCGTCCGCCACATCGAGGGCACGTACGGCATCGCCGTCCTGCACGCCGACTTCCCGGACCGCATCGTCGTCGCCCGCAACGGCTCCCCCGTGGTGCTGGGCATAGGCGAGAAGGAGATGTTCGTCTCCTCCGACGTCGCCGCCCTGGTCAGCCACACCCGCCAGGTCGTCACCCTCGACGACGGCGAGATGGCCACCCTCAAGGCCGACGACTACCGCACGTACACCACCGAGGGCTCCCGCACCTCCGCCCAGCCGACCACCGTGGAGTGGGAGGCCGAGTCGTACGACATGGGCGGCCACGACACGTACATGCACAAGGAGATCCACGAGCAGGCCGAGGCCGTGGACCGCGCGCTGCGCGGCCGCATCGACGACCGCTTCTCCACCGTGCACCTGGGCGGCCTGAACCTGGACGCCCGTGACGCGCGCGCCGTGCGCCGCGTGAAGATCCTCGGCTGCGGCACCTCGTACCACGCCGGCCAGATCGGCGCCCAGATGATCGAGGAGCTGGCCCGGATCCCCGCCGACGCCGAGCCGGCGTCCGAGTTCCGCTACCGCAACCCGGTCGTGGACCCCGACACCCTCTACATCGCGGTGTCCCAGTCCGGTGAGACCTACGACGTCCTCGCCGCCGTCCAGGAGCTCAAGCGCAAGGGCGCCCGCGTCCTCGGCCTGGTGAACGTGGTCGGCTCGGCGATCGCCCGCGAGACCGACGGCGGCATCTACGTCCACGCCGGCCCCGAGGTCTGCGTCGTCTCCACCAAGTGCTTCACCAACATGGTGGTCTCCTTCGGCCTGCTCGCCCTGCACCTGGGCCGCACCCGCGACCTGTCGGTCGCCGACGGCAAGCGGATCATCGAGGGCCTGCGCAAGCTGCCCGCCCAGATCGAGGAGATCCTGGCGAACGAGGCGCAGATCGAGGAGCTGGCCAAGGAGTACGCCGAGGCCAAGTCGATGATGTTCATCGGCCGCGTCCGGGGCTACCCGGTCGCCCGCGAGGCATCCCTCAAGCTCAAGGAGGTCTCGTACATCCACGCCGAGGCCTACCCCGCCTCCGAGCTCAAGCACGGCCCGCTGGCCCTGATCGAGCCCGCCATGCCGACGGTCGCGATCGTTCCGAACGACGAGCTGCTGGAGAAGAACCGCGCCGCGCTGGAGGAGATCAAGGCCCGCAGCGGCCGCATCCTCGCCGTCGCGCACCAGGAGCAGGAGAAGGCCGACCACACGATCGTGGTGCCCAAGAACGAGGACGAGCTGGACGCCATCCTCATGGGCATCCCGCTCCAGCTCTTCGCCTACTACACGGCGAAGGCCATGGGCCGTGACATCGACAAGCCGCGCAACCTGGCCAAGTCGGTCACGGTCGAGTGA